The sequence TGCTCATCGTCGAGATCGCCGTGGTCGACCCGCCGGATTGCCTGACGCTCCATCAGTTGGCGGAGCAGTTCGATCAGGGTCAGCACCAGGGTCGCCAGACCCCGTTCGACCGTCTCGGGATCGGCGGTGATGCGATGTCGCGGTGTGGCGACGTCGCGGTTCTCCACTTCTCGGTTCGCCTCGGTCATCGAGGTTGTTCCATTCCCATCTCATCCAGCAGCGTGCCGACCGAGGAGACCAGGGTGCGCAGCGAGATCACGACCAGGTCTACGTCTGCGATGGACAACGTGATGTCTCCACTGATCACGACTCCGCCAGCGAGCACGCGATCCAGGAGGTCGACGAGAGCGACCTCTCTATTGTTGTCCGCAGGCACCATCTCCGTCATGAATGGGCCGCCACATCTCCGGTAAACGAATAGGGCGGCCAGGGCCCGGTGATCTCGAGTTCGATTCCTGGGGTGTCTCTGTCGACGGCTGCCACGAGTGCGGAGAAGGCATCGATGTGGTCCGTATCGACCAGGTAGGTACCGTTGAGCACCGTCCAATCCTTTCGGTCGGACAGGCTCCGATCGGGGGCCGGTTTGCGCTTGCCGTCGACGGCATGGGTCAACAGCCTGCTGTGTATACGTTCGGCGTGTTCGGCGGCGATGCGAAATGCGTCGTCGTTCGCCGCCAATGCCCGTCGTCTGCGCATCAGATACGCCGTACCCGACATCTTCGCGCCCGAGGCTTGTTCGGCCGACTCATCCTGTCCGGCGAGGACTTCGGGGTCGGCAAAGGCTTTTACCCCTAGTTCGGCGCGACCGGTGACATGACGCAGGGCCGTGACGAAGTCACCATGCCGGGCTTGGAGCAACTGGCTCACCCGCTGGTCGTCGAGGTAGACCGTTGCCATGCGCATGGGCACCACGGGGCCGAATCGCGCGATTGCGGCGATCACCGCATCGTGCGCCCGCGCGGTCGCCGCCAACCAGTCGAGGTCCTCCAGATTGCGACGCAGGCCTTCTTCGCCGAACTCGTCGAGCCCGACCGTGCCGACGGCTGCGGTCAGCCCGGCGTCGGTCACCGCTCGGACGGGCTCGCCCGATACGCCGTGGAGCCCGGCGATGCGAGGTAGGGAGCCTTCGCTCTCCAGGACCGCGTACGCCCAGACACCCTCAGTCGACATCCTTGTTCCCCACGGCTTTGCGCCTCACCGCGCGTCGTTGGCCGTTGCCCGCCTCGAGCTCCTCGACCCGTTCCCGTAACCGCTCGTTCTCGAGTTGCAGTTTGGAACTCTTCCCGCTGAGCCAGGGATCGTTCTCCCACCAATCGATTCCGGCTTCCTTCGCCGTTTCCAGCGAGGCGATGACCAACCGGAGCTTGATCGTCAACAGCTCGATGTCGAGCAGATTCACCCGGATGTCACCGGCGATCACGATGCCCGTGTCCAGCACCCTCTCGAGAATGTCAGCGAGGTTCGTCGACTGCCCGGAAGCGGAGCCGCCCACTCGCTGCATCGGAGAGAAGTCGTCGCTGGGACTCAGTGTCACTGCGGACCGCCCCCATTCCCAGTCTGCCCGCGCATATAGCGACGAGTTCGTTGGTATGCCAACATCTCCCCGCTGGAGTCGAGCTCCACCTCATACAAAGCGAGGATGTCGGCCGACGACGGAATGCGCCGATCCTCGACCGTCTCCACCTCGATGATCCAGCCGCCTTCGTCGGTGGGAGTCGCCGAGGTCATGCGAACCGGCTCACCCTCTGTCATCTCCGTGATGTAGTCGCGAACCAGAGCCACGGCTTCGCGAGCCGTCAACGGCCCCTCGGGCTCACGGTCGCGCTGCGACTGTGAGCGGGTGCGTTGAGTCATGTCCCTCATCCCGTCTCGAGCGGAAACTGCCTAGGATTCGTCTTGCGTATCCATTTGTGCAGGAGCCACTCTGGTTTCCAAAATATCCTTCTGAGCCTCCCGCTCCTCTTCAGGCGATACGTCACCTCGCGCGCGCGCTTCCTCGAGTTCTTCCAGTTGCCGCCGTGTGTTGGCTGGGTTGTGAAGTTCCTGCTCGACTTGGCGCTGAATGACTTCGGCAAGCGACATCACGCCGTACACCGGCGCGAGCGGCAGCTTTGCGATGGCAGAGAAAAGCCCCATCGGTCAACCTCCCGGCTTAGCGGTGACAACGAAGTCGTATGCCGCCAGTGGACCGAGCAACCGCAGGCTGAGTAACTCGCCCCACTCCTCGTTCAGCCGATCCACGACATCTTCGAGGTCGGCCTGCCGGTCGACTTCAGCGAGCATCGCGAGGTTCACCGCGTCCCACTCGTGTGTCGGCTCTCGGGAATTCACCTGTTCGACAACACCATCAAGCTCCTCGGCGACCGCGTTGGTGCGCACCTGCCGCTGCTGCTCGAGCACGTTTGCGATGAGCTCACCGAGAGCCATCCGCGAGTTGCGCGAGGCGTCCTCCGGCTTGTCACGGATGTCGTCACGGAGCTGCGCCGCCTCGCTGTTCTCAGACAGCAGCTGTGAGAGAAAGGCCTTCTCGTCGAAACGGGCCTTGATGATGTATTCCGCGTGGCCTTCGAGAGCGTTGAGCGCTTCAGCGAACTCATCATGATGGTCGCGCAGGAGCTCCTGGGCCACCGATTCCTCGTCGGTCATCACGGCACCGAACCGCAGCGGGAGCACTGGTGCGACCCGGGCGGTGCCGTCCAGCAGCCGAGCGTGAGCCTCGAGGTCCTCCGGTCGGCCCAGTGGGTCTCGCGTGGAAATCGAACTCACGAGCGCACCGACATCTCCTGCCCGGATGATGTCGACCTTGGCCGGCGGCTCGCCCACTCCCTTCGCGTTCTTCTGCACCTCGACATCCGCCGGGACCACGCCGTAAACGTAGATGCCGGTGTCATTCTTCGTGCTTTTCGACCGGCTCTTACTGCGTTGTGAGGAAGTCATCTGTCCTCCCGTCGGCTGCGGACCCGTGTCGCTTTCTTGCGTTGCGGCTGTTCCGGATTGAGGATGTCGCCCAGTTTCTCCCCGGCGGCATCGAGCACGCCCTGGGTCTTGCTCTTGGCGGCACCAGATGTCACGTCGTCCACTAATTCCGGCAGGCCGGCCTTCGGATCCTCCTTGCCGATGTCGAGCCGGTTCACGGCGTCGGCGAATCGCATGTAGGTATCGACGCTCGCCACCACGACCCGCGCGTCGATGGTCAGCAATTCGATTCCCACGAGCGAGACACGAACGTAGGCGTCAATGACCAAACCCTTATCCAAGATCGTGTCGACGACGTCGGCCAGGCTGCTCGAACTCGGACCACCGGCGGGTCCACCGCCGCCGCTTGCCGGTTGTATCGCGGTGGTCATGATCGGCCACCCGACTTCGTTGCGGTCCGGCGGCGGGTGCCCGTGCGACTCGAACCGCTTCGGCCAGAAGTGGATCGTGCAGCGCTTCGACTCGATCCTGACCCGCTCGACTTGCGGGCCGATGCGGTGCCGCTGGACTTGCGCGCCGGTTTGGTCGCGCTGGACTTGCGCGCCGGTTTGGTCGCGCTGGACTTGCGGGCCGATGCGGTCCCGCTGGACTTACGGGCCGATGCGGTTGAAGTCGCCTTGCGACCGGATCCGCTGGAGCTACGGGTTGAAGCGCGCCCGTTCGGGCTACGACTCGAAGCGGTTGCCCCCGACTTGCGACGAGAAGTTGCGCCGCTCGACTTGCGGCCGGAGTCCGATCGATCAGCCGTGCGACGTTGGCGGCCCCTTCGCTGCTTGCCGTTCGACGACGGTTGGTCCTCATCGTCGCCCTCGTCGTCCTCGATGTCCTCGTCGGATGACTGTTCCACGACGTCTCCGTCGCGAATCTCGCCCTCCCAGCCCTCTACCTCATCGGGATGGAGCAATGTGTCCGTCATCAACTGGCGCTGAAAGTGCTTCAGCTCCAAGCGGACACGTCGGCCTTGCGCCCGCCACAGGTTGCCGGTC is a genomic window of Mycobacterium sp. ITM-2016-00318 containing:
- a CDS encoding gas vesicle protein K, which codes for MTEANREVENRDVATPRHRITADPETVERGLATLVLTLIELLRQLMERQAIRRVDHGDLDDEQVERIGTTLMLLEEKMVELREHFGLDPEDLNIDLGPLGPLLAKDR
- a CDS encoding gas vesicle protein → MTEMVPADNNREVALVDLLDRVLAGGVVISGDITLSIADVDLVVISLRTLVSSVGTLLDEMGMEQPR
- a CDS encoding GvpL/GvpF family gas vesicle protein, producing MSTEGVWAYAVLESEGSLPRIAGLHGVSGEPVRAVTDAGLTAAVGTVGLDEFGEEGLRRNLEDLDWLAATARAHDAVIAAIARFGPVVPMRMATVYLDDQRVSQLLQARHGDFVTALRHVTGRAELGVKAFADPEVLAGQDESAEQASGAKMSGTAYLMRRRRALAANDDAFRIAAEHAERIHSRLLTHAVDGKRKPAPDRSLSDRKDWTVLNGTYLVDTDHIDAFSALVAAVDRDTPGIELEITGPWPPYSFTGDVAAHS
- a CDS encoding gas vesicle protein; protein product: MQRVGGSASGQSTNLADILERVLDTGIVIAGDIRVNLLDIELLTIKLRLVIASLETAKEAGIDWWENDPWLSGKSSKLQLENERLRERVEELEAGNGQRRAVRRKAVGNKDVD
- the gvpO gene encoding gas vesicle protein GvpO, translated to MTQRTRSQSQRDREPEGPLTAREAVALVRDYITEMTEGEPVRMTSATPTDEGGWIIEVETVEDRRIPSSADILALYEVELDSSGEMLAYQRTRRYMRGQTGNGGGPQ
- a CDS encoding gas vesicle protein GvpG is translated as MGLFSAIAKLPLAPVYGVMSLAEVIQRQVEQELHNPANTRRQLEELEEARARGDVSPEEEREAQKDILETRVAPAQMDTQDES
- a CDS encoding GvpL/GvpF family gas vesicle protein; the encoded protein is MTSSQRSKSRSKSTKNDTGIYVYGVVPADVEVQKNAKGVGEPPAKVDIIRAGDVGALVSSISTRDPLGRPEDLEAHARLLDGTARVAPVLPLRFGAVMTDEESVAQELLRDHHDEFAEALNALEGHAEYIIKARFDEKAFLSQLLSENSEAAQLRDDIRDKPEDASRNSRMALGELIANVLEQQRQVRTNAVAEELDGVVEQVNSREPTHEWDAVNLAMLAEVDRQADLEDVVDRLNEEWGELLSLRLLGPLAAYDFVVTAKPGG
- the gvpJ gene encoding gas vesicle protein GvpJ, which translates into the protein MTTAIQPASGGGGPAGGPSSSSLADVVDTILDKGLVIDAYVRVSLVGIELLTIDARVVVASVDTYMRFADAVNRLDIGKEDPKAGLPELVDDVTSGAAKSKTQGVLDAAGEKLGDILNPEQPQRKKATRVRSRREDR